A portion of the Bifidobacterium bifidum ATCC 29521 = JCM 1255 = DSM 20456 genome contains these proteins:
- a CDS encoding antitoxin VbhA family protein yields the protein MGAVSGDWLNDRVEDVALAVHSTQMEGGAVSVAFMDDARDYARGLIDPAELVARTRRRYGLDAA from the coding sequence GTGGGTGCGGTGTCGGGCGATTGGCTCAATGATCGGGTAGAGGATGTTGCCTTGGCTGTTCATTCCACGCAGATGGAGGGCGGTGCCGTTTCCGTCGCTTTCATGGATGACGCCAGGGATTATGCGAGAGGCTTGATCGATCCCGCCGAGTTGGTGGCCCGCACCCGGCGACGCTATGGTCTGGACGCGGCATGA